The Mytilus galloprovincialis chromosome 7, xbMytGall1.hap1.1, whole genome shotgun sequence genome has a window encoding:
- the LOC143084200 gene encoding uncharacterized protein LOC143084200: MSEPLTLPPCRVCGGTATGIHYGVNTCEACKAFFRRSLVENNKYVCPRDGDCKIINHKRANCSACRLKKCLELGMSKKAVRHGRYTVAIRTKTILEVKQLEREQALKDSFALADSFAKKLPEVISVPKSNPVPDSSLNDSIISSIIESSDNSTSFIESTNFTSNDTLQSSVIGSSLMSVTDSIHSAIGDVPENMTSLEPSSVFSQIETNKIFTDIHNLDILNTIDLDITNETIEISGSDVFLNELHSQTIDIDLTSNKIDFLEINPDEFIDLTQEVVDVLAPQTTTTIPQQQQSPQSIASSPSSIQQYSPDTTTLDESMSPQFGSSSTSSIELVSNASSSPPQKNSRSSFDLEDFNTTSRPQKKLRASFNLADDMEQLQLINTMVSAQEILYPEMRKYFNKEYTEVIHREFWEKTQLQTELFGQLKSLSTSEYNNFFLVTGIDVDGRRGMFTKVAECMQKEIVKYISFVKSIPGWEHINNSDKLTLIKASRFEYWLLGKFLSINPDKKFTADEKCGYTHTQVEQMWGSPENIEIVNNFTRKLKKLDLTFEEIALLRGVVVLSRDRCALREPELVEKMQWSILQSFIHLVKKTHPNEQLRFARCMDKLTQLRELTEVNYKANKNLENFQKSLIQNYPLLYECLTYEENNSMSEPLTLPPCRVCGGTATGIHYGVNTCEACKAFFRRSLVENNKYVCPRDGDCKIINHKRANCSACRLKKCLELGMSKKAVRHGRYTVAIRTKTILEVKQLEREKALNDTFAMADSVAKKLPEIISVPESDIVTDSSVHDNILSFLVEGSSMERTNFTSNDTLQSSVIGSSMLSVGDSFHSTSNSLQSAIEDNHGNMTSLEPSSLFTSIENAIDFDMFTNPNDIDILNSTDHDIENIEISGLDMFLNGQNVNTSDKIDFLELNPDELIDLTQELVDVFPPQTSISTEVTQQQSPLSIVSSPFSVQQYSPDTTTLDESMSSQFGSQSTSCIELVSNTSRLPSRKNTRSPIELEDNSMSPRPQKKLRASFNLADDMEQLQLINTMVSAQEMLYPGMRKHFQKEYTAVIHREFWEKTQLQNELFGQLKSLSSTEYNNFFMVTGIDLDGRIGLFTKCAESMQKEIVKYISFVKTIPGWEDVHNNDKLTLIKAARFEYWLLGKFVNHNPDKKFSADENCGLTHKQIEQMWGSPENIDAVSNFTRKLKKLDLSFEEIALLRGVVVLSRDRCSLREPEVVEKLQWKILQSFIHLVKKTHPNEQLRFARCMDKLTQLRELTEVNYKTNKNLENFQKSMIQNYPLLYECVTFEG; the protein is encoded by the exons ATGTCGGAGCCACTTACATTGCCACCTTGTCGAGTGTGTGGAGGAACAGCCACAGGAATTCATTATGGTGTCAACACATGCGAGGCATGCAAG GCATTTTTCCGGAGGTCTTTGGTAGAAAACAACAAGTATGTCTGCCCAAGAGATGGTGACTGCAAGATTATCAACCATAAACGAGCTAACTGTTCTGCCTGTAGACTTAAAAAATGTCTTGAGTTGGGCATGTCCAAAAAAG CTGTGCGTCATGGTAGATACACTGTTGCAATTAGAACCAAGACCATTTTGGAAGTAAAACAACTTGAGAGGGAGCAGGCATTGAAAGATAGCTTTGCCCTGGCTGATTCATTTGCAAAGAAGTTACCAGAAGTTATATCAGTACCAAAAAGTAACCCAGTTCCAGATTCATCATTAAATGATAGCATTATCTCCTCCATTATAGAGAGTTCAGACAATTCAACCTCCTTTATAGAGAGTACAAATTTCACATCAAATGACACTTTACAATCATCAGTTATAGGCAGTAGTTTGATGTCTGTCACCGATTCCATTCATTCTGCCATTGGAGATGTACCTGAAAACATGACATCACTAGAACCATCATCTGTGTTTTCCCAAATTGAAACCAATAAAATATTTACAGACATACATAACCTTGACATTCTAAATACAATTGACCTTGACATAACAAATGAGACTATTGAAATATCTGGATCTGATGTGTTCTTAAATGAACTTCATTCACAAACAATTGACATTGACTTGACATCTAATAAAATAGACTTCTTGGAAATTAATCCAGATGAATTTATAGATCTGACTCAAGAAGTTGTTGATGTTTTGGCTCCTCAGACTACAACCACCATACCACAGCAACAACAGAGTCCACAGAGCATAGCCAGTAGTCCCAGCAGTATACAACAGTATAGTCCAGATACTACCACATTAGACGAGAGTATGTCCCCACAGTTTGGATCatcaagtacat CAAGCATTGAATTAGTGTCAAATGCAAGTAGTTCTCCACCACAGAAGAATTCACGTTCATCATTTGATCTAGAGGATTTTAATACAACATCTCGTCCACAAAAGAAGCTACGAGCCTCTTTCAACTTAGCAGATGACATGGAACAACTACAACTGATAAATACCATGGTTTCTGCTCAAGAGATATTATATCctgaaatgagaaaatatttcaacaaagagTACACAGAGGTCATTCACAGGGAATTCTGG GAGAAAACCCAGTTACAGACTGAGCTATTTGGTCAATTGAAGAGTCTGTCAACTTCTGAATATAACAACTTTTTCTTGGTGACTGGTATTGATGTTGACGGTCGTAGAGGCATGTTTACCAAGGTAGCAGAATGTATGCAGAAAGAAATTGTCAAATATATTTCCTTTGTCAAGTCAATTCCTGGCTGGGAGCATATTAATAACAGTGATAAACTCACACTTATAAAAG CTTCAAGATTTGAATACTGGTTGCTTGGAAAGTTCCTGTCAATAAATCCTGATAAGAAATTCACAGCTGATGAAAAATGTGGATATACCCACACACAAGTGGAGCAAATGTGGGGAAGtcctgaaaatattgaaattgtgAATAACTTCACAAGGAAGCTAAAGAAACTGGATTTGACATTTGAGGAGATTGCATTGCTTAGGGGAGTAGTTGTACTTTCTAGAG ATCGTTGTGCCCTTCGTGAACCAGAATTGGTTGAGAAAATGCAATGGAGTATCTTACAATCTTTTATTCACCTTGTGAAAAAGACCCATCCAAATGAACAGTTGAGGTTTGCTCGTTGTATGGACAAACTAACACAACTGAGAGAACTTACAGAGGTTAACTACAAAGCTAACAAAAACCTAGAGAACTTCCAAAAGTCTTTGATTCAGAATTACCCATTGTTGTATGAATGTCTTACTTATGAAG AAAATAACAGTATGTCAGAGCCACTTACATTGCCACCATGTCGAGTGTGTGGAGGAACAGCCACAGGAATTCATTATGGTGTCAATACATGCGAGGCATGCAAG GCATTTTTCCGAAGGTCTTTGGTAGAAAACAACAAGTATGTGTGTCCAAGAGATGGTGACTGTAAGATTATCAACCATAAAAGAGCCAACTGTTCTGCCTGTAGACTTAAAAAATGTCTGGAGTTGGGCATGTCCAAAAAAG CTGTGCGTCATGGTCGATATACTGTTGCCATTAGAACAAAGACCATTTTAGAAGTGAAACAACTTGAGAGGGAAAAGGCATTGAATGATACCTTTGCTATGGCTGATTCGGTTGCTAAAAAGTTACCAGAAATTATCTCAGTACCCGAAAGTGACATAGTTACAGATTCCTCTGTGCATGATAACATTCTCTCCTTCCTAGTAGAAGGTTCATCAATGGAGCGTACAAATTTCACATCAAATGACACTTTACAATCATCAGTTATAGGCAGTAGCATGCTATCTGTTGGTGATTCTTTTCATTCTACCAGTAATTCATTACAGTCTGCCATTGAAGACAATCATGGGAACATGACATCACTAGAGCCATCATCTTTATTTACATCAATTGAAAATGCGATAGACTTTGATATGTTCACAAACCCGAATGACATTGACATTCTAAACTCAACTGACCATGacattgaaaatattgaaatatctgGATTAGACATGTTCTTAAATGGGCAAAACGTGAACACATCAGATAAGATAGATTTCTTGGAATTGAATCCAGATGAATTGATAGATCTGACTCAAGAGTTAGTTGACGTTTTCCCTCCCCAGACATCAATCAGTACTGAAGTTACACAACAACAGAGTCCACTAAGCATAGTTAGTAGTCCCTTCAGTGTGCAACAGTATAGTCCAGATACTACCACATTAGACGAGAGTATGTCGTCACAGTTTGGATCTCAAAGTACAT CATGCATTGAATTGGTGTCAAATACAAGTCGTTTACCATCAAGGAAGAATACACGTTCACCAATTGAGCTAGAGGATAATAGCATGTCACCTCGTCCACAAAAGAAGTTAAGAGCTTCATTCAACTTAGCAGACGACATGGAACAATTACAATTGATAAATACCATGGTTTCTGCACAAGAAATGTTATATCCTGGAATGAGGAAACATTTCCAGAAAGAATACACAGCCGTCATTCACAGAGAATTCTGG gaGAAAACACAGTTACAAAATGAACTATTTGGTCAATTGAAGAGCCTCTCATCAACTGAATACAACAACTTTTTCATGGTGACTGGGATTGATCTTGATGGACGCATTGGCTTGTTCACTAAGTGTGCAGAATCTATGCAGAAAGAAATCGTCAAATATATTTCCTTTGTCAAGACAATACCTGGCTGGGAAGATGTTCATAATAATGATAAACTCACACTTATCAAAG ctGCTAGATTTGAGTATTGGCTACTTGGAAAGTTCGTGAATCATAATCCTGATAAGAAGTTTTCAGCTGATGAAAATTGTGGACTCACTCACAAACAGATTGAACAAATGTGGGGGAGTCCTGAAAATATTGATGCTGTTAGTAACTTCACAAGGAAGCTAAAGAAACTTGATTTGTCATTTGAAGAGATTGCTTTGCTTAGAGGAGTAGTAGTTCTGTCTAGAg ATCGGTGTTCTCTTCGTGAACCAGAAGTGGTAGAGAAACTTCAATGGAAAATTTTACAGTCATTTATCCACCTTGTTAAAAAGACACATCCAAATGAACAGTTGAGGTTTGCTCGTTGTATGGACAAACTAACACAATTGAGGGAACTTACAGAGGTTaactacaaaacaaacaaaaacctagAGAACTTCCAAAAGTCTATGATTCAGAATTATCCATTGTTGTATGAATGTGTTACATTTGAGGGATAA